CGGCGTGCGGCCTACGCGCTGTACGCGTTCTGCCGGATCGCCGACGACCTCGTCGATCAGGCCGACCACGATAACGTGTCTGAGCTGGCCTTCCAGCTTGACGCCTACCGAAACGACCTGCAGGCCGCCCTCGACGGGCGCCCCAGCGGGCCAGTGTTCCGTGAGGTGGCGTGGGTGGCCCGGGAATACGCGGTGTCACCCGCCCCGCTGTTCGAATTGCTCGACGGCGTGCGACGCGACCTCGAGGCGCATACCTACGCCACCTGGCCGGAGCTCGAGCAGTATTGCGAAGGCGTCGCCAGCTCCGTGGGCGAGATGTGCACCTACGTGTTCGGCGTTCCCGCCGGCCCGACGATGCTCACCCAGGCCATCCAGTACGCCCGGACGCTCGGCACCGCCATGCAGCTCACCAACATCCTTCGTGATGTCGGGGAAGACGCCCAGCGCGGCCGCTGCTACCTCCCGGCGGAGGACATGGCGCGGTTCGGACTGACGCCGCAGGATGTGCTCACGCGGGGCCCGGAGCTGGCGCGCCATGCTGGCTGGGCGCCGCTCATGGCGTATGAAGTGAGCCGAGCCCGGGCGCTGTACGTGGCCGCCTTGCCGGGCATCGCGCTGCTTGATGGCGACGCCCAGCGCTGCGCGGCGGCCTGCGCCAATGGCTACGCGGGTATCCTCACGGCCATCGAAGCGCAGCATTATGACACGATTTCGACCCGCGCGCGCATAGGTCGTCTCGCGCGCGTCGGCATCCTCTGGAATGCCTGGCGTTATCGTGCGCCGGCGCCTGATCTCTCCGCCTTGGGGCACGGTCCGCGGATCGTGTGGGAACCCAACGCCGTGGCTTCCAACGCCGATTCCCTGATCCGACTGGCCTGAGGGGCTCCTCGTATGACCGCTTCCACCGACCTTCGGGATAGCCTGCGGGACAGCTCACCGTCCACGCTACTCAAAATTGCCGGCCTCACCCTCCTCGGGCACGCGTTCTTCAGCGCGTTCTCGGCCTTCGCGTTCGCGACGTTTCTCGTGCCGCCCTATCCGGAGTGGCTGCAGACCGCGCAGAATCAGAAGGTGATGGCCGTGGGCTTCGCCTACGGTGGTGCCACCACCGTCACGCTCGGCGCCGTCGCCGGTCTGGCCTTTCTCGCCCACTGCATTGGCAGTCGGCGGGCGTTGCTCGTGTTCGTCGTGTCGTTCTGCCTGGCTTTCATCTCGGAATACGCCGGTACCGTCACCGACTATCCGTTCGGCGCCTACGAATACACGAGCCAGCTGGGCTACAAGATGTTCGGCCGGGTGCCGTTCAACATCCCGACCTCGTGGTTCTACATGTTGGTGGCGTCGCTGGCCATCTGCGGCCGCTTCCTGCCGGCCAAGGACGACAACGTGTCGAAGTGGTACTGGGCGCTCATGGGTGGGCTGGTGCTCACCGCGTGGGACGTGTCCATGGACCCGGCGATGGTGAAGACGAACCACTGGTTCTGGCAGATGGGTAGCCTCGCCGACCGCTCGGCCTTCGAGCAGCTCATCGGAAAGCCCATCTTTTTCGGTATGCCGCTCACCAACTGGCTGGGCTGGCTGTTCACCGGCATCATCGTGGCGCGCGTGATGCTCGCCATCGTGCCACCCACCGTGTGGGCTGCTAAGGTATCGCCTCATCGCCTGCCGATCACGCTGTACGCGTTGAATGGGTTGCTGCCGCTGGCGATCTGTTTCCGTCAGGATATGGTGCTGGCCGGCGTGCTGGGCACGATCGCCATGGCGATTCCGCTTTGGGCCGCCCTCCGGAACGAGCCGCGGCTCATCGGCAATGCCGGCGCGGCGCCCGTTGGTCGCGTCGCGGTCTCGGGCCGCTGATGCCGCCATTGCTCCGCTGGCGTGCGGGCACCGACAGCACGGCCAATGCGTTAACCTCATGAATGGCGTGATGGACCGACTCATCCCGATCTTCGATTCCGACGCGCTGCCGATCGGCATTCTGGTCCTGATCGTGATCGAGGCGGCGGTGCTGTATGTGTGGCAGCGACGGAATCCATCGTCGCCGCTCGGCTCGCCGAACACCGCCCGCATCGTGTCGTTTCTCGGCGCCGGTGGGTCGCTGGTGGCGGCAATGATTTTTCATCGTCGCCCGGAACCGTCTCCCGAGGGCTTTGCGCTGGCCATGCTGGCGGCGCTCGTGATTCATCTCTGGCATATTACCGTGCTTCTGCGCCGCTGAGCATCGCGGCGGAGCGGCGCTCCCCGCTTTCTTCAGCACCTCGGTTCATGCGCATTGTTGTCATCGGCAGCGGCTTTGGCGGACTCGCCGCAGCCATTCGCCTGCAGGCACAGGGCCACGACATCACGATTGTCGAGAAGCTCGACAAAGCCGGTGGCCGCGGGTACGTGTTCGAACAGGATGGCTTTACGTTCGACGCTGGCCCGACCATCATCACCGCGCCGTGGCTCATAGACGAGCTGTTCGCGCTGACGGGCAAGAAGACCGAAGACTACATCACACTCAAGCTCCTCGACCCGTTCTACAATATCCGGTTCGAGGACGGCTCGGTCTTTCACTACAACGGCGACCGCGACGACATCGTGCGTCAGGTGGGTGAGTTCAACCCCGACGACGTTGCTGGGTACATGAAGTTCCGCGAGAAAGCGTGGGAGATCTTCAACGTCGGGATGCCGCTGATCGACAAGCCGTTTCTCACGGCGGGCTCGATGATCAAGATGCTCCCCGACCTGATCCGCACCCGATCCGATGTGTCGGTGGCGGACCTCGCCGATAAGTACCTCAAGGATGAACGCCTACGGCAGGTGTTCTCCTTCCATCCGCTGCTGGTGGGTGGCAATCCGTACAAGACGTCGTCGATGTACGCGCTGATCCACAAGCTGGAGCAGCAGTGGGGCGTGCTGTTCGCGATGGGCGGCACGGGCGCGCTGGTGCGGGCGCTGGTTCAGGCGTTCGAAGATTTGGGCGGCACGATTCGTTTCGAAAGTGAAGTGAAGGAGATCACGGTCGACTCGGCGCGTCGCCGGACCACCGGCGTGAAGCTCGTGAGCGGTGAGGCGGTGAAGGCCGACGCCGTGGTGTGCAACGGCGACGTGGCGCAGGCCTATCGCACGCTGCTACCGCCTGAAGCCCGGCCGTCCATGAGCAATGCGAAGGTGGAGCGCATGCGCTTCTCCATGTCACTGTTCGTCAT
The sequence above is drawn from the Gemmatimonas sp. genome and encodes:
- a CDS encoding phytoene/squalene synthase family protein yields the protein MNASLDDASECARITMVHARTFSLASKLLPASKRRAAYALYAFCRIADDLVDQADHDNVSELAFQLDAYRNDLQAALDGRPSGPVFREVAWVAREYAVSPAPLFELLDGVRRDLEAHTYATWPELEQYCEGVASSVGEMCTYVFGVPAGPTMLTQAIQYARTLGTAMQLTNILRDVGEDAQRGRCYLPAEDMARFGLTPQDVLTRGPELARHAGWAPLMAYEVSRARALYVAALPGIALLDGDAQRCAAACANGYAGILTAIEAQHYDTISTRARIGRLARVGILWNAWRYRAPAPDLSALGHGPRIVWEPNAVASNADSLIRLA
- a CDS encoding carotenoid biosynthesis protein, whose amino-acid sequence is MTASTDLRDSLRDSSPSTLLKIAGLTLLGHAFFSAFSAFAFATFLVPPYPEWLQTAQNQKVMAVGFAYGGATTVTLGAVAGLAFLAHCIGSRRALLVFVVSFCLAFISEYAGTVTDYPFGAYEYTSQLGYKMFGRVPFNIPTSWFYMLVASLAICGRFLPAKDDNVSKWYWALMGGLVLTAWDVSMDPAMVKTNHWFWQMGSLADRSAFEQLIGKPIFFGMPLTNWLGWLFTGIIVARVMLAIVPPTVWAAKVSPHRLPITLYALNGLLPLAICFRQDMVLAGVLGTIAMAIPLWAALRNEPRLIGNAGAAPVGRVAVSGR
- a CDS encoding phytoene desaturase, whose amino-acid sequence is MRIVVIGSGFGGLAAAIRLQAQGHDITIVEKLDKAGGRGYVFEQDGFTFDAGPTIITAPWLIDELFALTGKKTEDYITLKLLDPFYNIRFEDGSVFHYNGDRDDIVRQVGEFNPDDVAGYMKFREKAWEIFNVGMPLIDKPFLTAGSMIKMLPDLIRTRSDVSVADLADKYLKDERLRQVFSFHPLLVGGNPYKTSSMYALIHKLEQQWGVLFAMGGTGALVRALVQAFEDLGGTIRFESEVKEITVDSARRRTTGVKLVSGEAVKADAVVCNGDVAQAYRTLLPPEARPSMSNAKVERMRFSMSLFVIYFGTDKQYENIAHHEIIMGPRYKALLEDIFEKKILSDDFSLYLHRPTATDPSLAPPGHDCWYVLSPVPHLGGDVDWAAVGDRYRDRIMGYLEERYMPNLSQHIVTERRIDPRYFEKTLNSYLGSAFGPEPVLTQSAYLRPHNVSKDIPNLYFCGAGTHPGAGLPGVISSGKIVAELIGGAPARAAAPAPELSLR